The proteins below are encoded in one region of Paenacidovorax monticola:
- the pheT gene encoding phenylalanine--tRNA ligase subunit beta: MQFPESWLREFCNPALSTAELAETLTMAGLEVEELQPVAPPFTKIVVGEIKEAQQHPNADRLRVCQVDVGQGALLNIVCGAPNARVGIKVPCALVGAELPPGDDGKPFLIKVGQLRGVESQGMLCSARELKLSEDHGGLLELPLDAPLGQDIRQYLQLDDTLFTLKLTPNLAHCLSVYGIAREVAALTGAPLKAPSFPAVPVGHADTLPVKISAPDLCGRFSGRIVRNVNTQAKTPQWMVDRLARCGQRSVAPLVDISNYVMFELGRPSHIFDLDKIHGSLDVRWGRAGEQLKLLNGNTVTVDEKVGVIADDREIESLAGIMGGDATAVSDDTKNIYIEAAFWWPKSIAGRSRRYNFSTDAGHRFERGVDPQLTVEHIERITQLVIDICGTPETVCGPMDDQIANVPQPQPVTLRVARAAKVIGMPLTQQQCVDALQRLGLPVTEGDGVVTVLPPSYRFDLVIEEDLIEEVARMVGYNQLPTTPPLAPITAKLPLESTRSPFAVRRELAGLGYQETINFSFVEERWEHELAGNPNPIKLLNPIASQMSVMRSSLLGSLLQVLKFNLDRKAERVRVFELGRVFLRDASVKSSDTTVEGFHQPMRVAGMAYGAADQLQWGRKEQGVDFFDVKGDVEALLAPVQATFEPGNHPAMHPGRCARVLVAGREIGHVGELHPRWRQAWDLPQAPVMFELELDAVLQRPVPQFRPVAKHQAVERDLAVVVAEKVTHAELMSAIESAVPAATLRGAVLFDVYRPKALRAGETAPAGGLAAGEKSLAVRLTLGSDTATLTEAEIESAVQAVVAQLTARTGARLRV; encoded by the coding sequence ATGCAATTCCCAGAATCCTGGTTGCGCGAGTTCTGCAACCCCGCCCTGTCCACCGCCGAGCTGGCCGAGACCCTCACCATGGCCGGCCTGGAGGTCGAGGAGCTGCAGCCCGTGGCCCCGCCGTTCACGAAGATCGTCGTGGGCGAGATCAAGGAGGCCCAGCAGCACCCCAACGCCGACCGCCTGCGCGTGTGCCAGGTGGACGTGGGGCAGGGCGCGCTGCTGAACATCGTGTGCGGTGCGCCGAACGCGCGCGTAGGCATCAAGGTGCCCTGTGCGCTCGTGGGCGCAGAACTGCCGCCCGGTGACGACGGCAAGCCCTTTCTCATCAAGGTAGGCCAGTTGCGCGGCGTGGAGAGCCAGGGCATGCTGTGCTCGGCGCGCGAACTCAAGCTCTCCGAGGACCATGGAGGCCTGCTGGAGCTGCCGCTCGATGCGCCGCTGGGCCAGGACATTCGCCAGTACCTTCAGCTCGACGACACGCTGTTCACGCTCAAGCTCACGCCCAACCTGGCGCATTGCCTGAGCGTCTACGGCATCGCGCGCGAGGTGGCGGCCCTCACGGGCGCGCCGCTCAAGGCGCCGAGCTTCCCGGCCGTGCCCGTGGGCCATGCCGACACGCTGCCCGTGAAGATCAGCGCGCCCGACCTGTGCGGCCGCTTCTCGGGCCGCATCGTGCGCAACGTCAACACCCAGGCCAAGACGCCGCAGTGGATGGTCGACCGCCTCGCGCGCTGCGGCCAGCGCAGCGTGGCGCCGCTGGTGGACATCTCCAACTATGTGATGTTTGAGCTGGGCCGTCCCTCGCACATCTTCGATCTCGACAAGATCCACGGCAGCCTGGACGTGCGCTGGGGCCGCGCCGGCGAGCAGCTCAAGCTGCTCAACGGCAACACCGTCACGGTGGACGAGAAGGTGGGGGTGATCGCCGACGACCGCGAAATCGAATCGCTGGCCGGCATCATGGGTGGCGATGCCACCGCCGTGTCGGACGACACGAAGAACATCTACATCGAAGCCGCGTTCTGGTGGCCCAAGTCGATCGCGGGCCGCTCGCGCCGCTACAACTTCTCGACCGATGCGGGCCACCGCTTCGAGCGCGGCGTGGACCCCCAACTCACCGTGGAGCATATCGAGCGCATCACGCAGCTCGTCATCGATATCTGCGGCACGCCCGAGACCGTATGCGGCCCCATGGACGACCAGATCGCCAACGTGCCCCAGCCACAGCCCGTCACGCTGCGCGTGGCACGCGCGGCCAAGGTCATCGGCATGCCGCTCACGCAGCAGCAGTGCGTGGACGCGCTGCAGCGCCTGGGCCTGCCCGTGACCGAGGGCGACGGCGTGGTCACCGTGCTGCCGCCCTCGTACCGTTTCGACCTCGTGATCGAGGAAGACCTCATCGAGGAAGTAGCGCGCATGGTGGGCTACAACCAACTGCCCACCACGCCGCCGCTCGCGCCCATCACGGCCAAGCTGCCGCTCGAATCCACACGCAGCCCCTTCGCCGTGCGCCGCGAACTCGCGGGCCTGGGCTATCAGGAAACCATCAACTTCAGTTTCGTCGAGGAGCGCTGGGAGCATGAGCTGGCCGGCAATCCCAACCCGATCAAGCTGCTGAACCCGATCGCGAGCCAGATGAGCGTGATGCGCTCGTCGCTGCTGGGTTCGCTGCTGCAGGTGCTCAAGTTCAACCTGGACCGCAAGGCCGAGCGCGTGCGCGTGTTCGAGCTGGGCCGCGTGTTCCTGCGCGACGCCAGCGTGAAGAGCTCCGACACCACCGTGGAGGGCTTCCATCAGCCCATGCGCGTGGCCGGCATGGCCTACGGCGCGGCAGACCAGCTGCAGTGGGGGCGCAAGGAGCAGGGCGTGGACTTCTTCGACGTGAAGGGGGACGTCGAGGCGCTGCTCGCGCCCGTGCAGGCCACCTTCGAGCCGGGCAATCACCCCGCCATGCACCCGGGCCGCTGCGCGCGCGTGCTGGTCGCGGGCCGCGAGATCGGCCATGTGGGCGAGCTGCACCCGCGCTGGCGCCAGGCCTGGGATCTGCCGCAGGCTCCGGTGATGTTCGAGCTCGAACTCGACGCCGTGCTGCAGCGCCCGGTGCCCCAGTTCCGCCCCGTGGCCAAGCACCAGGCCGTGGAGCGCGACCTGGCCGTGGTCGTGGCCGAGAAGGTGACCCATGCCGAGCTCATGTCCGCGATCGAATCCGCCGTGCCAGCCGCCACGCTGCGGGGCGCCGTGCTCTTCGACGTGTACCGGCCGAAGGCCCTGCGCGCCGGCGAGACTGCACCTGCCGGTGGACTGGCCGCGGGCGAGAAGAGCCTGGCCGTGCGCCTTACGCTGGGCAGCGACACGGCCACGCTGACCGAGGCCGAGATCGAGTCCGCCGTGCAGGCGGTGGTGGCGCAGCTCACGGCCCGCACGGGCGCAAGGCTGCGCGTGTGA
- a CDS encoding integration host factor subunit alpha, translated as MLTNPRSPDVIEFAVESLETPALTKAQLADLLFDQIGLNKRESKDMIDAFFDLISQSLVDGKDVKLSGFGNFQIRIKAPRPGRNPRTGEAIPIQARRVVTFHASSKLKEQIQNAAV; from the coding sequence ATGCTCACCAATCCAAGGAGTCCCGACGTGATCGAATTTGCGGTGGAGAGCCTGGAGACGCCTGCGCTGACCAAGGCGCAGCTGGCCGATTTGCTGTTCGACCAGATCGGCCTGAACAAGCGCGAGTCCAAGGACATGATCGATGCCTTCTTCGATCTGATCTCGCAGAGCCTCGTGGACGGCAAGGATGTGAAGCTCTCGGGCTTCGGCAACTTCCAGATCCGCATCAAGGCCCCGCGGCCCGGGCGCAACCCGCGCACGGGCGAGGCCATTCCGATCCAGGCACGCCGCGTGGTCACGTTCCACGCGAGCAGCAAGCTCAAAGAGCAGATCCAGAACGCGGCAGTGTGA
- a CDS encoding MerR family transcriptional regulator: protein MGTMLPSIPAKRYFTIGEVAELCGVKPHVLRYWEQEFTQLRPMKRRGNRRYYQHHEVLMIRRIRDLLYDQGFTISGARNRLQELAQAAREGQHADAAAGADVPAAPLVALDSMAFEVDGEGRVIDAQAVRQELFEIRALLSF from the coding sequence ATGGGCACTATGCTTCCTTCCATTCCCGCCAAGCGTTACTTCACCATCGGTGAAGTGGCGGAGCTGTGTGGCGTGAAGCCGCATGTCCTGCGCTATTGGGAGCAGGAGTTCACGCAGCTGCGGCCCATGAAACGGCGCGGCAACCGCCGCTACTACCAGCACCATGAGGTGCTGATGATCCGCCGCATCCGTGATCTGCTCTACGACCAGGGCTTCACGATCAGCGGCGCGCGCAACCGACTGCAGGAGCTCGCGCAGGCCGCGCGCGAAGGGCAGCACGCCGATGCTGCGGCCGGCGCCGATGTGCCCGCTGCACCCTTGGTGGCGCTGGACTCCATGGCCTTCGAGGTGGACGGCGAAGGCCGTGTCATCGATGCGCAGGCTGTCCGCCAAGAATTATTTGAGATTCGGGCCCTTCTTTCCTTTTAG
- a CDS encoding DAHL domain-containing protein, translating to MNTAALPQDSEFPPPHTAEPPAPEQSPARWRSPHWRIAVLALVLLVIFGALLAQTRSNGKSHYFENTAVLAQIKQLDDEWELEVLKTQIGIVQGYDAFGAAQRKVQDHLQTLQAQLELMDGDNRRLLGAASTALQAAVQSKSALIGQFAEHHTRLRDAMERVPIAMQELQMALSDRTAAPAAAPASTLAETNRLFARTTAYSQGASSAQALALSAEFTFLLASEETQLLSTAQRARLTSFVDLVHTMLKEQITVHDLLEQIAATPTDKYIDEITTTLNEEQRRTAEHVQQYRLYMLGFSGVLIALFIYAVVHVVRGHAEVNRVNRALQAMNEGLEHRVRKRTRELEQAQVVVAASARQAGMAEIATNILHNVGNVLNSLNVSTQITIDKARASKLAGVARTAQLLKEHEDRLGTFMSEDPRGKMLPGYLQQLAQALDTERNDLLEELGGLMRSVEHIKDVIAMQQAYAGAGSVTVAIHPEELVEDALRISADSLSRHRIVVEKDYAATPELLLDRSRIMQILVNLISNAKQAYGGVTDRPHTVRLSVGLAEGNLLRISVTDNGVGITAQHMARIFSHGFTTKPDGHGFGLHSAVIAAQEMGGSLSAFSDGADKGARFTLELPARRAAAGA from the coding sequence ATGAACACCGCAGCCCTGCCCCAGGACTCCGAATTTCCGCCCCCGCACACTGCCGAGCCTCCTGCGCCGGAACAATCTCCGGCACGCTGGCGTTCGCCGCACTGGCGCATCGCGGTGCTGGCGCTGGTGCTATTGGTCATCTTCGGGGCCCTGCTGGCCCAGACGCGCAGCAATGGCAAGTCCCACTATTTCGAGAACACGGCGGTCCTGGCCCAGATCAAGCAACTGGACGATGAGTGGGAGCTGGAGGTCCTTAAGACCCAGATCGGCATCGTGCAAGGCTACGACGCCTTCGGCGCTGCCCAACGCAAGGTCCAGGACCACCTCCAGACGCTGCAGGCCCAGTTGGAACTCATGGATGGGGACAACCGACGCCTGCTGGGAGCCGCCAGCACCGCCCTGCAGGCCGCGGTGCAGAGCAAGTCCGCGCTGATCGGGCAATTCGCGGAACACCACACGCGGCTGCGCGATGCCATGGAGCGTGTACCGATCGCGATGCAGGAACTGCAGATGGCGCTGTCCGACCGCACCGCCGCCCCGGCCGCCGCCCCCGCCAGCACGCTGGCGGAAACCAACCGGCTCTTCGCCCGCACGACCGCCTACAGCCAAGGCGCATCGTCCGCGCAGGCGCTGGCGCTGAGCGCCGAGTTCACCTTCCTGCTGGCCAGCGAGGAGACCCAGCTTCTGTCGACCGCCCAGCGCGCACGGCTGACCAGCTTCGTGGACCTGGTGCACACGATGCTCAAGGAGCAGATCACTGTGCACGATCTGCTCGAACAAATTGCCGCGACCCCCACCGACAAGTACATCGACGAAATCACGACCACGCTGAATGAAGAGCAGCGCCGCACCGCGGAGCATGTACAGCAATACCGCCTCTACATGCTCGGCTTCTCCGGCGTGCTGATCGCGCTCTTCATCTATGCCGTCGTGCATGTGGTGCGCGGCCATGCCGAGGTCAACCGGGTCAACCGCGCGCTGCAGGCCATGAACGAGGGGCTGGAACACCGGGTGCGCAAGCGGACCCGCGAACTGGAGCAGGCCCAGGTCGTCGTGGCGGCCTCGGCCCGGCAGGCCGGGATGGCGGAAATCGCCACCAACATCCTGCACAACGTGGGCAATGTGCTCAACAGCCTCAATGTGTCGACCCAGATCACGATCGACAAGGCCCGGGCCTCCAAGCTGGCCGGCGTGGCCCGCACGGCCCAATTGCTCAAGGAACACGAAGACCGGCTCGGCACCTTCATGAGTGAAGACCCACGGGGCAAGATGCTGCCCGGCTACCTGCAGCAGCTGGCCCAGGCCCTGGACACGGAGCGCAACGACCTCCTGGAGGAACTGGGCGGTCTCATGCGCAGCGTGGAGCACATCAAGGACGTCATCGCGATGCAGCAGGCCTACGCGGGCGCGGGCAGCGTAACGGTGGCTATACACCCCGAGGAACTCGTGGAAGACGCGCTGCGCATCAGCGCCGACTCGCTCTCGCGCCACCGCATCGTGGTCGAGAAGGATTACGCCGCCACACCCGAGTTGCTGCTGGACCGCAGCCGCATCATGCAGATCCTGGTCAACCTGATCAGCAATGCCAAGCAGGCCTACGGGGGCGTGACCGACCGCCCCCACACCGTGAGGCTGTCGGTGGGGCTGGCGGAAGGCAACCTCCTGCGCATCAGCGTGACCGACAACGGCGTGGGCATCACGGCGCAGCACATGGCGCGCATCTTTTCCCACGGCTTCACCACCAAGCCGGACGGACACGGCTTTGGCCTGCACAGCGCGGTCATCGCGGCCCAGGAGATGGGGGGATCGCTGTCGGCATTCAGCGATGGCGCGGACAAAGGGGCACGCTTCACGCTGGAGCTTCCCGCCCGCAGAGCCGCCGCGGGCGCATAG
- a CDS encoding ATP-binding protein — protein sequence MKNQRILLVDDMPSIHEDFRKVLLPDTSSSELDAAEAMLFGTTASLSAPSFVLDSAYQGQEALALLTRAQEAGAPYALAFVDMRMPPGWDGIETIERLWAQDPQLQVVVCTAYSDHSWTEILERLDARDRLLILKKPFDPIEVRQLASALTEKWHLVQQAARHTEQLERTVQERTRDLEAANTALHAEIRERKQLEAQLVQTEKMSALGQLVAGIAHEINNPVGFVMSNLGTLQRYTESLLRLIDAYKAAEPGLASPAVSADLATQRKAVDLDYLAEDIPVLLRESLDGTVRIRQIVQDLKDFSRAESTQDWTDADLHQGIDSTINIAAAEIKYTADVVKDYGPLPLVQCLPAQINQVVMNLVVNAAHAMGPKRGTLTIRTGAGDAEAWFEVADTGKGIPSHMLHRIFDPFFTTKPVGQGTGLGLSISYGIVKRHHGRIDVRSEIDQGTTFRVTLPIRQPQEAATPEAA from the coding sequence ATGAAGAACCAGCGCATCCTGCTCGTGGACGACATGCCCTCCATCCACGAAGACTTCCGCAAGGTGCTGCTGCCGGACACCTCCTCATCGGAGCTGGATGCCGCCGAAGCCATGCTGTTCGGCACCACGGCCTCCTTATCCGCGCCCAGTTTCGTGCTGGACTCCGCCTACCAGGGGCAGGAGGCCCTCGCGCTGCTCACCCGGGCCCAGGAGGCCGGAGCCCCGTACGCTCTCGCCTTCGTCGACATGCGCATGCCGCCGGGCTGGGACGGCATCGAGACCATCGAGCGGCTCTGGGCGCAGGACCCGCAGTTGCAGGTGGTGGTGTGCACGGCCTATTCGGACCACTCGTGGACCGAGATCCTGGAGCGGCTCGACGCCAGGGACCGCCTGCTGATCCTCAAGAAACCGTTCGACCCGATCGAGGTGCGCCAGCTCGCCTCGGCGCTGACGGAAAAATGGCATCTGGTCCAGCAGGCGGCCCGCCACACCGAGCAGTTGGAACGCACGGTCCAGGAACGCACGCGCGATCTCGAAGCGGCCAACACGGCGCTCCACGCAGAAATCAGAGAGCGCAAACAGCTCGAAGCGCAACTGGTACAGACCGAGAAGATGTCCGCGCTGGGCCAGCTCGTGGCGGGCATCGCCCACGAGATCAACAACCCCGTCGGATTCGTGATGTCGAACCTCGGCACGCTGCAGCGCTATACCGAGAGCCTGCTGCGTCTCATCGACGCCTACAAGGCGGCAGAGCCCGGCCTCGCATCCCCCGCCGTGTCCGCTGATCTGGCCACGCAGCGCAAGGCCGTGGACCTCGACTACCTGGCCGAGGACATTCCGGTTCTGCTGCGGGAGTCGCTGGATGGCACGGTCCGCATCCGCCAGATCGTGCAGGACCTCAAGGACTTCTCACGGGCCGAGTCCACGCAGGACTGGACCGACGCCGACCTGCACCAGGGCATCGACTCCACCATCAACATCGCAGCAGCCGAGATCAAGTACACGGCCGACGTGGTCAAGGACTACGGCCCGCTTCCCCTGGTCCAATGCCTGCCCGCGCAGATCAACCAGGTGGTCATGAACCTCGTGGTGAACGCGGCCCATGCCATGGGGCCCAAGCGCGGTACGCTGACCATCCGCACGGGCGCAGGCGATGCCGAGGCATGGTTCGAGGTGGCCGACACGGGCAAGGGCATCCCCTCCCACATGCTTCACCGCATCTTCGACCCCTTCTTCACCACCAAGCCCGTGGGCCAGGGCACGGGGCTGGGGCTCTCCATCAGCTACGGCATCGTCAAGCGCCACCACGGCCGCATCGACGTGCGCAGCGAAATCGACCAAGGCACCACGTTCCGCGTCACGCTGCCGATCCGCCAGCCCCAGGAAGCCGCCACCCCGGAGGCCGCATGA
- a CDS encoding response regulator: MPQRILLLDDEASVLSALQRTLRSALPSRVTVETTVDPEIALGRLRETAFDVVVSDFRMPLMTGSEFLGLVRAIQPHAVRMILSASSDSGTIVHALNEVEVFRYLIKPWVDSELADQFRQALGKAEEAQRERELADIARVQFGEISAAEAERRRLEAMEPGITQVELGPHGEVLPPRGM, translated from the coding sequence ATGCCACAGCGCATTCTGCTTCTTGACGACGAGGCCAGCGTGCTGAGCGCGCTCCAGCGCACCCTGCGCTCGGCCCTTCCCTCGCGCGTCACCGTCGAGACCACGGTGGACCCCGAGATCGCACTGGGCCGGCTGCGCGAGACCGCTTTCGACGTGGTGGTCTCCGATTTCCGCATGCCGCTCATGACGGGCAGCGAGTTCCTGGGCCTTGTGCGCGCCATCCAGCCCCATGCCGTCCGCATGATCCTCAGTGCCTCGTCGGATTCCGGCACCATCGTGCACGCGCTCAACGAGGTGGAAGTGTTCCGCTACCTCATCAAGCCCTGGGTGGACAGCGAGCTGGCCGACCAGTTCCGGCAGGCGCTCGGCAAGGCGGAAGAGGCACAGCGGGAGCGCGAACTGGCGGACATCGCCCGTGTGCAGTTCGGAGAGATCAGCGCCGCCGAGGCGGAGCGCAGGCGCCTGGAGGCGATGGAGCCAGGCATCACCCAGGTCGAGCTTGGCCCCCACGGCGAAGTGCTGCCCCCTAGGGGCATGTAG
- a CDS encoding HD domain-containing phosphohydrolase → MDDEPHIAAALRRLLRGAGHAVRVAGSGEEALALLEAESADLVISDMRMPGMDGAQLLARVRDRWPAVARVLLTGYADLQSTIAAINAAHVYRYLTKPWDDQELLTVVQQISDYQTLQREKERLEALTRAQNQELAQLNATLEHKVLERTAELSEAHQKLKKSYVACIRMFSNLLEWRGGPLAGHSRRVADLTRRTAKVMGLSESDQQDAFVAALIHDIGHITLPDGMLARPVPRLSPEELGKYRQHTSQGEQLLLAIDDAHAVATLVRSHHEHFDGSGYPDGLSGEAIPIGARILAVADTYDDLQIGHLSSSPLSPADARTMIAHGRGKQFDPEVVDAFLQLLLKAAPMPEAPPIPTAPADLRPGMVLARDFQSSEGVVLLAAGHVLTAELIRRIQLREAREEAPLQLPIRAS, encoded by the coding sequence GTGGACGATGAACCGCATATCGCCGCGGCACTGCGGAGACTGCTGCGAGGCGCAGGCCATGCCGTGCGCGTGGCGGGCAGCGGCGAGGAGGCGCTGGCGTTGCTGGAGGCCGAATCCGCCGACCTGGTCATCTCGGACATGCGCATGCCCGGTATGGATGGTGCGCAGTTGCTCGCCCGGGTACGCGACCGCTGGCCGGCTGTCGCCCGGGTGCTGCTGACCGGCTACGCCGATCTGCAGTCCACCATCGCGGCGATCAATGCGGCCCATGTCTACCGCTACCTCACCAAGCCATGGGACGACCAGGAACTGCTGACCGTGGTGCAGCAGATCTCCGACTACCAGACCCTGCAGCGCGAAAAGGAACGGCTCGAAGCGCTGACGCGTGCACAGAACCAGGAGTTGGCCCAGCTGAATGCAACCCTGGAACACAAGGTGCTCGAACGCACGGCCGAGCTTTCAGAAGCCCACCAGAAGCTCAAGAAGAGCTACGTGGCCTGCATCCGCATGTTCTCCAATCTGCTCGAATGGCGCGGCGGACCGCTGGCGGGCCATTCACGCCGCGTGGCAGACCTGACCCGCCGCACGGCGAAGGTCATGGGACTGAGCGAATCCGACCAGCAGGACGCCTTCGTTGCCGCCTTGATCCACGACATCGGACACATCACCCTGCCCGACGGCATGCTGGCCAGGCCCGTACCGCGCCTCAGCCCCGAGGAACTCGGCAAGTACCGCCAGCACACCAGCCAGGGGGAACAACTGCTCCTGGCCATCGACGACGCCCATGCCGTGGCAACCCTGGTGCGCTCCCACCACGAACACTTCGATGGCAGCGGCTACCCCGACGGGCTCAGCGGAGAAGCCATTCCGATCGGCGCGCGGATTCTCGCCGTCGCGGACACCTATGACGACCTCCAGATCGGGCACCTGAGCAGCAGCCCCCTGAGCCCTGCGGATGCACGCACGATGATCGCGCATGGCCGGGGCAAGCAGTTCGACCCCGAAGTCGTAGACGCCTTCCTGCAGCTGCTGCTGAAGGCGGCCCCCATGCCCGAGGCTCCACCCATCCCCACCGCGCCGGCGGACCTGCGGCCTGGCATGGTCCTCGCGCGGGACTTCCAGTCCAGCGAGGGGGTGGTGCTCCTGGCAGCCGGGCATGTCCTGACGGCCGAGCTGATCCGCCGCATCCAGTTGCGCGAAGCGCGCGAAGAAGCCCCGCTCCAACTCCCCATCCGAGCTTCGTGA
- a CDS encoding VOC family protein: MTSATPFLMFAGTAQAAMDLYVSLFPDSRIVRADRYAPNELGPAGSIKAGIFTLCGREFMCCDSPVKQAFPFTPANSIFVECETADLLERVFSTLAVEGKILMPLNNYGFSQRFAWLNDRFGVSWQINLAG, translated from the coding sequence ATGACATCAGCCACCCCATTCCTCATGTTCGCAGGCACGGCACAAGCTGCGATGGATCTTTATGTCTCCCTGTTCCCGGACTCCCGCATCGTGCGCGCCGACCGCTATGCCCCCAACGAACTGGGCCCTGCAGGCAGCATCAAGGCCGGGATATTCACGCTGTGTGGCCGCGAATTCATGTGCTGCGACAGCCCGGTCAAGCAGGCGTTTCCCTTTACGCCAGCCAACTCCATCTTTGTGGAATGCGAAACGGCTGACTTGCTGGAACGTGTATTCAGCACGCTTGCCGTCGAAGGGAAAATCCTCATGCCGTTGAATAACTATGGCTTCAGCCAGCGATTTGCATGGCTGAACGATCGGTTCGGCGTTTCCTGGCAGATCAACCTCGCCGGCTGA
- a CDS encoding LysR family transcriptional regulator: MLARTQYQLEASDLLTVLALVRAHTLAGAGERLGQDASTVFRSVQRIERGLGQPLFQRSRAGYQPGELAQSIAEHAEQLELALESARAAAQTLPEQVAGRVRITTTDTILHGLVAPALATLRAEHPLIELELHAGNEVANLTRRDADIAVRATRRPPPHLVGRHLGPIRVALYTARSAAGRRHAKLALDQAPWIAPDDALPDHPTVVWRKRHLPRVVPVCRVNSILTVAELVARGLGIGLLPLFLAQARSDLLALGEPIEACQTDLWLLTHTESRHLRRVSAVYGHLAQAIALP, translated from the coding sequence CTCGTGCGCGCCCACACCCTGGCGGGCGCCGGTGAGCGGCTGGGGCAGGACGCGTCCACCGTCTTCCGCTCGGTGCAGCGCATCGAACGCGGCCTGGGGCAGCCGCTGTTCCAGCGCTCGCGCGCCGGGTACCAGCCCGGTGAGCTGGCCCAGTCCATCGCCGAACATGCGGAACAGCTGGAACTGGCGCTGGAATCGGCGCGCGCGGCGGCGCAGACGCTGCCCGAACAGGTGGCGGGCCGCGTGCGCATCACCACGACCGACACCATCCTCCATGGACTCGTGGCCCCGGCCCTGGCCACGCTGCGGGCCGAGCATCCGCTGATCGAACTGGAGTTGCACGCCGGCAACGAGGTGGCCAACCTCACGCGCCGCGACGCCGACATCGCCGTGCGCGCCACGCGCCGCCCGCCCCCCCATCTGGTGGGCCGGCACCTGGGCCCCATCCGGGTGGCGCTCTACACGGCACGCAGCGCAGCGGGCCGCAGGCATGCGAAGCTCGCGCTCGACCAGGCTCCCTGGATCGCCCCCGACGACGCGCTGCCGGACCATCCCACGGTGGTCTGGCGCAAGCGCCACCTGCCCCGCGTGGTCCCCGTCTGCCGCGTCAACAGCATCCTCACTGTGGCCGAACTCGTGGCCCGGGGCCTGGGCATCGGCCTGCTGCCTCTGTTCCTGGCACAGGCGCGCAGCGACCTGCTGGCGCTCGGCGAACCTATCGAGGCCTGCCAGACCGACCTGTGGCTGCTCACACACACGGAATCGCGCCACCTGCGGCGGGTGTCGGCCGTCTATGGCCATCTGGCGCAGGCCATTGCATTGCCGTGA